A genomic region of Miscanthus floridulus cultivar M001 chromosome 3, ASM1932011v1, whole genome shotgun sequence contains the following coding sequences:
- the LOC136546349 gene encoding beta-1,3-galactosyltransferase 7-like, with protein sequence MKPKNGGPASERRLLSRRILILCFLSFFLGMLVTDLFGSVPSPVVVQSRWHEHDRELQSLSEDFVAKPKPAEDSDIMGEVSKTHEAIQSLEKSIDTLQMELAAKRSSNELHGESTGGISKQRRRAFVVIGINTAFSSRKRRDSVRETWMPQGEKLKKLEEKGIIIRFTIGHSATSNNVLDKAIDAEDEMHHDFLRLDHVEGYHKLSAKTKIFFSTAVALWDADFYVKVDDDVHVNLGMLIATLGRHKLKPRVYIGCMKSGPVLSDKNAKYHEPEFWKFGEDGNKYFRHATGQIYAISKDLATYISINQPILHKYANEDVSLGAWFIGLDVEHIDDRDMCCGTPPDCEWKAQAGNVCVASFDWQCSGVCNPVERLKYVHSRCSEGEDAIWSASF encoded by the exons ATGAAGCCCAAGAACGGCGGCCCCGCCTCGGAAAGGCGGCTGCTCTCGCGCCGGATACTGATCCTCTGCTTTCTCAGCTTCTTCCTCGGCATGCTCGTCACGGACCT GTTTGGATCGGTGCCGAGCCCGGTCGTGGTGCAGAGCCGGTGGCACGAGCACGACAGGGAGCTGCAGAGCCTTTCTGAAGATTTTGTTGCCAAGCCG AAACCAGCTGAAGATAGTGACATTATGGGGGAGGTGTCAAAGACTCATGAGGCCATACA ATCCTTAGAAAAGTCAATTGACACACTGCAGATGGAGCTGGCAGCAAAGCGCAGCAGCAATGAGCTTCATGGGGAAAGTACAGGTGGTATAAGTAAGCAGAGGAGAAGGGCGTTTGTAGTGATTGGGATCAACACCGCCTTCAGTAGCAGGAAGCGTCGGGATTCTGTGAGGGAGACCTGGATGCCTCAAG GTGAGAAACTCAAGAAACTGGAGGAGAAGGGAATCATCATCCGATTTACGATAGGACATAG CGCCACATCAAACAACGTCCTTGATAAAGCTATAGACGCGGAGGATGAAATGCATCACGACTTTCTTAGGCTG GATCATGTTGAAGGGTACCACAAGCTATCTGCAAAGACCAAGATATTCTTCTCCACTGCTGTGGCCTTATGGGATGCAGATTTCTATGTCAAGGTGGACGACGATGTTCACGTAAACCTAG GGATGCTCATCGCAACCCTTGGTCGGCATAAATTGAAACCACGGGTGTATATTGGTTGTATGAAGTCGGGACCAGTCCTTTCTGACAA AAATGCAAAATACCATGAGCCTGAGTTCTGGAAGTTTGGAGAAGACGGGAACAAGTACTTCCGCCATGCCACAGGGCAGATATATGCCATCTCCAAGGATCTTGCCACCTACATCTCGATCAACCA GCCCATATTGCATAAATATGCAAACGAAGATGTATCTCTCGGCGCATGGTTTATCGGCCTAGATGTGGAGCACATCGACGATAGGGACATGTGTTGTGGCACACCACCAG ATTGTGAGTGGAAAGCACAAGCAGGAAACGTTTGTGTTGCGTCGTTTGACTGGCAGTGCAGTGGGGTCTGCAATCCAGTTGAGAGGCTAAAATACGTGCACTCGAGATGCAGTGAAGGAGAGGATGCAATTTGGAGTGCCTCCTTCTGA